A region of Zingiber officinale cultivar Zhangliang unplaced genomic scaffold, Zo_v1.1 ctg125, whole genome shotgun sequence DNA encodes the following proteins:
- the LOC122035849 gene encoding protein EMSY-LIKE 3-like: MEFNPSDSSGTDDDLPPPHQNRGIRGHMMTGYKRNVVGAMPYSRMQNDMEIQIHQLEQAAYNSILRAFKAQSDALTWEKESLITDLRKELRVSGEEHRELLSRVNVDDIIQRIREWRREGGLQSGLFDNIQLDGPTPSPSISASHKRQRTQAAPSLSFDAPSPGLHLQPSSSAAKRRTAIGAKGKKPKTGQAIPSAASTKTMQYPSAGPSGRGQVPASKNYSGAPAVNEAAKKIPCDPLIGRKVMTRWPEDNNFYEAVIMEYNPVAGLHGLIYEVGTEKETYEWVNLKEILPENIRWEGGDPGISHRSGQSIKKPSGRTRAVPGAGRGRITRKKQAKKDFPPFQNGINKKSLDHLEIFNTKMLIREVEKVFVANHPDPVAMEKAKALLKEHEQSLIDAIGRLAGASDGESGN, from the exons ATGGAATTCAATCCTTCGGATAGCAGTG GAACTGATGATGATCTTCCTCCACCCCATCAGAATAGGGGTATCAGAGGGCATATGATGACAGGTTACAAGAGGAACGTTGTTGGTGCTATGCCCTATTCCAGGATGCAAAATGATATGGAAATCCAAATACATCAACTTGAGCAGGCAGCATACAATTCAATTCTGCGAGCTTTTAAGGCTCAATCTGATGCCCTTACTTGG GAGAAAGAAAGTCTAATAACTGATCTACGAAAGGAGCTTAGAGTATCAGGTGAGGAACATAGAGAACTATTAAGTAGGGTGAATGTGGATGACATTATTCAAAGAATAAG GGAATGGAGACGAGAAGGCGGGCTTCAGTCTGGGTTGTTTGATAATATTCAATTGGATGGTCCTACTCCCAGTCCTAGCATTTCAGCTTCTCACAAGAGGCAACGTACTCAGGCTGCACCCTCATTGTCTTTCGACGCACCATCTCCTGGTTTGCACTTGCAGCCTTCATCATCAGCTGCAAAAAGGAGAACCGCAATAGGtgcaaagggaaagaaacctaagACA GGTCAAGCAATACCTAGTGCTGCTTCAACAAAAACTATGCAGTATCCTTCTGCAGGTCCTAGTGGAAGAGGCCAAGTTCCTGCAAGCAAGAATTATTCTGGTGCACCTGCTGTCAATGAAGCAGCTAAAAAAATTCCATGTGACCCACTAATTGGGCGAAAAGTCATGACTCGGTGGCCTGAAGATAATAACTTCTACGAAGCTGTTATCATGGAATACAATCCAGTGGCA GGCTTGCATGGTCTGATTTATGAAGTTGGCACAGAGAAGGAGACGTATGAATGGGTCAATCTTAAGGAG ATTCTTCCTGAAAATATAAGATGGGAAGGTGGGGATCCAGGTATCAGCCATCGTTCTGGTCAGAGCATTAAGAAGCCCTCAGGCCGCACTCGTGCAGTTCCAGGAGCAGGAAGAGGAAGAATAACCAGGAAGAAACAGGCGAAGAAAGATTTTCCACCATTCCAGAATGGCATCAACAAGAAGAGCCTCGACCACTTGGAGATATTCAACACCAAGATGCTCATAAGAGAA GTGGAGAAGGTTTTTGTTGCAAACCATCCTGATCCTGTTGCCATGGAAAAGGCCAAGGCGTTGTTGAAA GAGCATGAACAATCGCTGATCGATGCAATTGGGAGGCTGGCGGGTGCATCTGATGGCGAAAGTGGTAACTAG